Part of the Nicotiana sylvestris chromosome 5, ASM39365v2, whole genome shotgun sequence genome is shown below.
GGAtccacaaaaatgtatcatgacctAAAGCAATTCTATTAGTGGGAAggtatgaagaaagatgttgctaacTTTGTTTCTAGTTGTTTGACTTGTCAGCAGGTCAAGGCTGAGCATCAGCGACCCGCAGGACGACTATGACAAATTGAGATTTCAAAGTGGAAATGTGAAagaattactatggattttgtcacCGGGCTACCACGAACCCTTATAGGTTATGACTTTgtatgggtgattgtagatcgactgACGAAATCAGCACAATTTTTGCCAGTGAAGACTACATATGGTGGAGTGAGGTATGCATAGATATTTATGAATGAAATTGCCCGACTTCACGGATTTCCagtatccatcatctctgatagaggatgtcgttctcctatcggatgGTTTGAAGCCGGTGAGACTAACTTATTGGGACCCGACCTAGTGCAAGAAGCTATGGACAAGGTCCAGTTGATCAGACAGAGATTGCTTGCAGCTCAAAGTAGACAAAAGTCTTATGCtgataagagaagaagagatttaGTGTTCACAATTAGGGACAAAGTGTTCCTACGAGCCTcccctatgaaaggtgtgatgcggTTGGGGAAAAGaggcaagttgagccccaggtttataggACCGTCTGAGATACTATACGAAGTGGGAGCTGTGGCTTATCGTTTGGCACTTCCTCCTGAGTTGTCCTTTATCCAACCGGTGTTTCATGTCTCAATGCTAAGGAAATGTATATCAGACTCATCTCAGGTGCTTCAAGCACTTGCGATACCACTTGATGAGAAGTTGTCTTACGAGGAGGAACCGATGGCTATTAGtgataggcaagtaagaaagatatggtaaaaaaaaattgaattcgTAAAAATCTTATGGTGAAATTATATAGTTGAAGAAGCTACTTAGGAAGTAGAAAAAGATATGCAAGTGAAGTTCCCTCATTTTTTTGGGCTACAGGTACGTACTTGAATTAAATTTGGGGACCGAATTTCATTAGGTGGGGATGATGTTATATTCTATATTTTTTATAAGGGTGTATTGGTCATtagcaaaataataataataatagtaataataataataataaacaaaaaaagagggagcaaattaataaaataaaataactcaaaaaaaagaaagataagtAAAGCAAAAAGGGCCGAAGGCCATTtgccaaaacaaaagaaagggcAAAAAAGGGCTGGTTGCTACGTTGAAGTAGCAGCTTCAGAACGCCGAGAAAACAAAATTTCAaaagggagaagaagaagaagaagaagaagaaagggtgGAACCAAACCTTGAGAAATTTTAAATACGCACTAGTTCTTACGAGTAATACTCGAATTTCTCATCTgggttcttttcttcttgtaattctttttatCTCAGTTCATATACTTGATGGGTTTCACAAGGTATAAGAAATTTAACACCAATAAGAGTTATTCTGGGCAAATTATGCAATTGGGAGTTGGACGATGTTATTGTAGGATAAATTCACTTGGAAAAAGAAGGGTATTGATGTATTTGTACTTAAACTAGTCTCATTATATATGATCTTTTTTAGGTGTAAATTAAGTTAGGGTACAAGGATTGAGTTTTGGTGTTTAACTGTATTGAAATAACAATATCGAATTTGGATTTGAATGTTATGAGTCTATTATTGAGTACAAAAGATAGGTACCAATTAAGAAGGAATATTATGGACAGTAAAGTTATTTCAGTTTCAATTTATACACACAATTAAGGAAATTGAACAGTAAAGGGAATCAACCATATAAATACCTTTTTATTTAAAAGATTTTGGACTAATTTAAATTACTCAAAGCATGGGTAAATATAATTCAGCGAATTGATGATAAAATATAAAACTCGAAGGATTGGTTATTCTAAATTAGTGATGAATTTAGCCTAAATGAGCCAATTAACACGAGATCGatgtgtaatgacccggccggtcgtttcatgagttaccgctctgtttctcccatttatgcttcttattgctttgtttatctaTGTTATATGGTAGCGGGTTAGTCGGTTCGAATCcggaatggttttggtaaggcttgagacacttagtctctaaagttAGCCTTTGAGTTGGAAAGTCAACTTTGGTTCTTATGATTCGggtagcttcaggaggtgatttgaaccttaggagcatgatcgaaatgtgttttggaggtccggagtagagttaggcttgaattggcgaaattagaattttggcattttctggttgatatgtgagattttgatatataggggtcagaatggaattccagaagttggagtaggttcgttgtgCTTTTTGTGATGAgtgtgcaaaattccaggtcattcggaggtggtctgatagaccttttgatcaaaaatggaattcggaagatttttgaaaccttaggcttgaatccaatgttatttggttgattcgatgttatttgaggtgttttgaagattgatataagtttggatagtggaatatgacttgttcgtgcttttggttgaggtcccgggagcctcggggtgatttcgggtggttcaCAGGAGATTTTGAGTTGggtttggcagctgaagttttCTATTGTTGTCATAGCCGCACATGCGGctaggggaccacaggtgcggactCGCACAAGAGGATATGGAGCCGCATATGCGGCCACAAGCGAAGAGAGCAGAAGACGCAGATGCGGGAGGTGAGCCGCACTTGTGGGCCCACATATGCGGAGTCTGGGTCGCAGGTGTGGAAAGGGGACTTAAGTGAAAAACCGCAGAAGCAGTAGTGCAGAAGCGGAAGtagatcgcaggtgcgaaaagcctgggtcagaaagtataaaagatttccttcgcgatttttggtcatttttctcaatatttcaTTCGTGGTGAAGCTTTTGGGAGTAattttgtttaccgtgaaaatggtaacgataattaaatttgtaaatgagtttctaaaaatacgtgatctattcccgagctagttgttagagcaattGATGCTAACAATATGGAGTTCGAAGATGAAATGCACGTTAAAATGTGGTAGTAGTCGAACCGAGGGGCCTGTTGCCCGGATGCAGGGCTGATCGATGAGTACCTCGGGGTCTAGGttcgggtcgagctcgagctattgaGTTCATCCAGGAATTGGATAACAATTGAGGATACGATTAAGCAAGGCTCTTTACGACCAATATTGAACAatatagtgaagaacaagtaagaggacGATAGATATTAAagcggcctcgggccagtgagaacgagcaagctagaaagaaaagagagagagagagatattattgcagttatggagaaaatggagcaacatcagtcccttacaaggtagggtgagtcccctttatataggaggggggacTCAACTACAAGTatgtggagattaattacaaagtacggagatgggattgcttgacgtgatgcctcaacataggctctggataggccggccctgttagacttagtcgtgtgccttgggagcttccctcTCTATCCTGGCTTCGGTCTCTGTTTCCTCTGAGTCGGGCTTCGTCGAGCCCCAAGGTCGGTAACTCGATCGTGGCCTCCTGTCCTCGGGGTCCCGAGGCATGCTTCCGGAATGACTcgacagcgagaaatcaagtcttctgattttgtCGCATACAAATTTCAAGAGATATTTTTagagggattcattgaggtaaggtccttGGTTCCTAAGCTCGGTATTATGATGGTTTTTATCGTTGTTAGCATGAAAACTTaagggaaaatcagtggtaaattgggggttagaGCTTGGTTAATTGGAGAACTTTTCGTGgcgatttgagggaccatttgaggtttgattttggtacttttggtatgaatgaactcgtggtggaataaggattctattgatgtaaaatttttcgaattccgagacgtggacccgggggtcgggtttagtcaattttggattttgtgttgtaatttaattattttcgagtgggctttgtttcctttgTATATTTTGATGGTTACATACTAATTTTTGTTAGATTCAGGACATTTAGAGGCCGAATCGAGAGaaaaaggcatcgcaggctaggaatttgcttggcttgaggtaagtaacgcttccaaacttggttctaagagttcgaaaccccgaactatgtgttctatgactactattgaggtgacgcaatgcCAAGTGActagcgtgtgggtgtgcaccatgATAAATGCGGCTTGGATCATTCCATTGCACCGCTTAGTGATTTCTTTgtgttgatatctgtgttgtaaTTATGTGGTTAAGTTAATcaattgcaaatatgctaattatcatgttaaggcttcacgccgtcattgttgagacccgagaggtcatttcttgctgtcatgtcATTAGTTTAATTTATGATCTATACTCAGTCttattcatgcatattatatcatgcctcagtctcgattattgttaattgacatatcatatcattgttcggacTCGTATCATGACGTTTttagcccgtgtgtgtgagactcgagagtattgactgagtgaggccgagtgccTAATATTGATACAGTATAAGattgggctgcacaccgcagcgagaTATTGAACAAACCTTCGTTGGctttgttatagcgcttgggctaatgagagaagcccctccggagtctttacaccccgaGTGAGCGCAGATGATAAGATTTAGGGATGGatcttgtcgcgccccctttttttcctcgcggaatcaggtttatgacatttggttgggacaactctttccttttaggaaagggggtttgcattttttgaaGAGTCTCTACCTAACGATTTAagatgcgttagggcacctataggttttatttataactacgtttggtaaccagagtcAAGGTAAGGGCgtaaaattatcctaaggggaaggtgttaggtacctctcaggatccactagtgtggttcctggccaaatagttttttgtgaatttgtacaagtagcaaataaacaagtatgactcaaatagtaggggatttaagttaaaatacacaagtgtttgaaaaaaaacaattagtgaaaagcgatatttttgaaaagaattacaatctaagcatactCGTGAATGTAAAGGGGgagtgtcctaggtttgtttataatatggatcacatcaatgcaatacccggtatgacactcctcaaagaggggctacacatggtattaaggcaccggtcatcatatccatatctaccctttcctgccccgtgaaggtaattaaagcgaaggttggtctcgacccctattgcatgatgttacccgtcccttcctattagtcccggaggaatttaggattcctatcctataaaaagggggttctaggcagaccctcaagtttaaaggtaaaatactaaggtgacATACAATAAACAAGTAGAACTTCAATAAAGAagagcatggaagacaaatgaaaggctcagatatacctccacacatagtacacataaacaacatgactcatgcacaattaaggtctaaattcagatcatatgcatggtatctaagtgataacagaaGAACCAACTTTATTACATGACtaagaaaagaagtccgaatcaggcttgcctactgattttaacacgtTGACAATTAAACACTAATCACAAAGATGGTTctggttttattttaaagttgattgcctaaggcttgcctaggcgtaaaataaCATGTAGCAGTTATTCAGATTTGTTAATAATTCCATGTTCTTATACCTAATAACATGCAGTTCTAAGTGTTTCAAACATCCAGAGACTAATTACCAGTTTATTTAGAATAGGAGGACCGTTTATACCTCTGTTTTTAGACTAGGTGTGATTGAATAATTGTGATCCTATAACATGATGTctaatgcagcatgatgcataaTAACTCAAACAGGATTTCTAAATGTATATCAAGTTATGCACAGTTTCAAAATAGGCAGGAGTGACAGTTTATTTTTATGATTGTTTACCTAacgcaggatttctaagtgtggATAAGATGCTGAAAACAATACATATAAATCCTAAATAGCAATGATATCTAATGTATGGCATGTTGTACCTAAACATGGTTGCTATTTCTCATAGAGAAAGTAAACctaggaacatgatttctaccctagATTATACTACAGCATGTATATTACCTACCTCTTTTCACTATCCAACCCCAGagtcgtttacaaattattacagaccaatactgaaatgaattacataagaaaagtaaaaaaaattacactatagagagcctgaaataGGCCCAGCCTTTCAgtacctgattaggacttcctcccgagttatataataaatcaccccaagtgccaagattgttccatagttttctcatatctgggtatgtcagagttccctaaagacctcaagggatcccgagcagtgt
Proteins encoded:
- the LOC138868324 gene encoding uncharacterized protein; protein product: MNEIARLHGFPVSIISDRGCRSPIGWFEAGETNLLGPDLVQEAMDKVQLIRQRLLAAQSRQKSYADKRRRDLVFTIRDKVFLRASPMKGVMRLGKRGKLSPRFIGPSEILYEVGAVAYRLALPPELSFIQPVFHVSMLRKCISDSSQVLQALAIPLDEKLSYEEEPMAISDRQVRKIW